In Ruminococcaceae bacterium R-25, one genomic interval encodes:
- a CDS encoding DNA topoisomerase-1, with protein sequence MSKKLVIVESPAKSKTIGRYLGSDYIISASLGHIRDLPSGNLGVDVKNNFRPLYITMKGKEKVVRDLKLLAADCDEILLATDPDREGEAIAWHLAKVLKIDPDSKCRITFNEITKTAVQEAIKNPRAINMNLANAQQARRILDRLVGYELSPLLWKKIRKGLSAGRVQSVATKIVMDRDAEIDSFKPEEYWLIKALVTPGKNSDKFLLGYYGVAEGDKIRKDDLKCLEDAQEVLDAVGSGPLVVDSVKKGKKERNPYPPFTTSTLQQEASKRLGFSSKKTMSIAQQLYEGVEVAGQGQTALVSYIRTDSVRISEEAVAAANKLIKERFGKEYCSPYNRQYKNKNSAQDAHEAIRPTHFDLDPRDIRSSLTNDQYKLYQLIWDRFLATQMAACKLDTVTCQASCNNRIFRATGETVTFKGFLVLYDDIAEDQNKTDDTDGKAIIPPLEDGMKLELLDLKSLQKFTTPPPHYTEATLIKALEEYGIGRPSTYAPTISTILDRKYIEKNGRLLQITDLGKIVTNMLAENFSEIVDLSFTADMETKLDEVEEGKEEWEEVLNAFYPEFNSQIKAAQESIDKITFEPEKTGEVCPQCGAELVYKEGRYGKFIACSNFPECNYTKNIVVYAKGVCPKCGSGLLVHKSKKYRNKSFYTCDKQGTDPNCDFISWDLPIEGKFCPECGSYMILKHFGKKAYPRCSNKDCATNARKSRKSSDKKNENEDEE encoded by the coding sequence ATGAGTAAGAAATTAGTCATTGTTGAGTCTCCTGCCAAGTCAAAGACTATCGGCAGATATCTTGGAAGCGATTATATCATTTCAGCTTCGTTAGGTCATATCAGGGATCTTCCTTCCGGAAATCTCGGTGTAGATGTTAAAAATAACTTCAGACCTTTGTACATTACCATGAAGGGAAAGGAGAAGGTCGTAAGAGACCTTAAGCTCTTGGCTGCTGATTGCGACGAGATACTGCTCGCAACGGACCCTGACCGCGAGGGTGAAGCAATTGCATGGCACTTAGCCAAGGTCCTTAAGATCGATCCTGATTCAAAGTGCAGGATCACATTTAACGAGATCACTAAAACTGCAGTTCAGGAAGCTATTAAGAATCCCAGAGCCATCAACATGAATCTTGCAAATGCTCAGCAGGCAAGACGAATCCTTGACAGACTCGTAGGTTACGAATTGAGTCCGCTTCTTTGGAAGAAGATCAGAAAAGGCTTATCCGCAGGACGTGTACAGTCTGTAGCTACAAAGATCGTTATGGACAGAGATGCTGAGATCGACAGCTTTAAGCCTGAAGAATACTGGCTTATCAAGGCTCTCGTAACACCAGGAAAGAATTCTGATAAGTTCCTTTTGGGTTACTACGGCGTAGCTGAAGGCGATAAGATCAGAAAAGATGATCTTAAGTGCCTTGAAGATGCTCAGGAAGTATTAGATGCTGTAGGATCAGGACCTTTGGTCGTTGATTCAGTCAAGAAGGGCAAGAAGGAGAGAAATCCTTATCCTCCGTTTACTACATCAACACTCCAGCAGGAAGCATCAAAGAGATTAGGTTTCTCATCTAAGAAGACGATGTCTATTGCCCAGCAGCTCTATGAAGGCGTAGAGGTTGCAGGACAGGGCCAGACAGCTCTCGTATCTTATATCAGAACTGACTCCGTCCGTATTTCGGAAGAGGCTGTTGCTGCTGCAAATAAGCTCATCAAGGAGAGATTCGGTAAAGAATATTGTTCTCCTTATAACAGACAGTATAAGAATAAGAATTCAGCTCAGGATGCTCACGAAGCTATAAGACCTACACATTTTGACTTAGACCCAAGAGACATCAGGTCTTCACTTACAAACGACCAGTATAAGCTCTACCAGCTTATCTGGGACAGATTCCTTGCTACACAGATGGCAGCATGCAAACTCGATACAGTTACATGCCAGGCATCATGCAACAACAGGATCTTCAGAGCTACAGGTGAGACTGTTACATTTAAGGGATTCCTTGTTCTATACGATGATATCGCAGAAGATCAGAACAAGACTGACGATACAGACGGCAAGGCAATTATTCCGCCTCTTGAAGACGGCATGAAGCTTGAACTTTTGGACCTTAAGTCTTTGCAGAAGTTTACAACTCCGCCGCCGCATTATACAGAAGCTACACTTATCAAGGCTTTGGAAGAATACGGAATCGGCAGACCTTCAACATATGCGCCTACGATCTCTACGATCCTTGACCGTAAGTATATTGAAAAGAACGGAAGACTTCTCCAGATCACAGATCTCGGAAAGATCGTTACAAATATGCTCGCTGAAAACTTCAGCGAGATCGTCGACCTCTCATTTACGGCTGATATGGAAACAAAGCTCGACGAAGTTGAAGAAGGTAAAGAAGAATGGGAAGAAGTACTTAATGCTTTCTATCCCGAATTCAATTCACAGATCAAGGCTGCCCAGGAATCTATCGATAAGATCACATTTGAGCCTGAAAAGACCGGTGAGGTCTGCCCCCAGTGCGGTGCAGAGCTCGTTTATAAGGAAGGCAGATACGGTAAGTTTATTGCTTGCTCTAATTTCCCTGAGTGCAATTACACAAAGAACATCGTTGTTTATGCAAAGGGCGTATGCCCCAAGTGCGGATCTGGACTTCTCGTACACAAGTCAAAGAAGTACAGAAACAAGTCTTTCTATACATGTGACAAGCAGGGAACAGATCCTAACTGCGATTTCATCTCTTGGGATCTTCCTATCGAAGGCAAGTTCTGCCCTGAATGCGGCAGCTACATGATCCTTAAGCACTTCGGCAAGAAGGCTTATCCCAGATGTTCTAATAAGGACTGCGCAACAAACGCAAGAAAGAGCAGAAAATCTTCAGATAAGAAGAACGAAAACGAAGATGAAGAGTGA
- a CDS encoding methylenetetrahydrofolate--tRNA-(uracil-5-)-methyltransferase, whose product MKSDPVVTIIGAGLAGSEAANICARMGVHVKLYEMKPVKYSPAHHSENFAELVCSNSLRAAARENAIGLLKEELRHLGSLIMEAADKSAIPAGGALAVDRDEFSGFITESIKNNPLIEVIPGEVTKIPEEGIVIVATGPLTEGDLFEDILRVTGDTSGLHFFDSAAPIVTGDSIDMTKAFRASRYGKGGDDYINCPMTKEQYLAFREELVNAERAEVKNFDREIVFEGCMPIEVMAQRGVDTMRFGPLKGVGLIDPATGKEPYANLQLRQDDRAKTMYNLVGFQTRLKWPEQKRVFGMIPGLENAEYTRYGVMHRNTFLNSPLYLSSHYSLRAKPDIFFAGQITGVEGYIESTASGFMAGFYAAQRALGLEPSYEPDACTVIGSMALYVSDPNIKKFQPMNANFGIVSPIEGRFKGKTAKKDKNNALADRALEHLKAFEESVEKLTT is encoded by the coding sequence ATGAAGAGTGATCCTGTTGTAACTATTATCGGTGCAGGTTTAGCCGGCTCCGAGGCCGCTAATATCTGTGCGCGTATGGGCGTTCATGTAAAGCTTTACGAGATGAAGCCTGTTAAATATTCTCCTGCGCATCACTCTGAAAATTTCGCAGAGCTCGTCTGCAGCAATTCCTTAAGAGCTGCTGCCAGGGAAAATGCCATCGGTCTTCTTAAGGAGGAATTAAGGCATTTAGGCTCGCTCATAATGGAAGCAGCCGATAAGAGTGCTATTCCTGCAGGAGGCGCTCTTGCTGTTGACAGAGACGAGTTCTCAGGATTTATAACTGAATCTATTAAGAACAATCCGCTTATTGAGGTTATTCCCGGCGAGGTTACGAAGATCCCTGAAGAGGGAATCGTTATCGTTGCGACAGGTCCTCTTACTGAAGGTGATCTTTTCGAAGACATCCTTAGAGTAACAGGCGATACATCCGGCCTGCATTTCTTTGACAGCGCAGCACCTATCGTTACAGGCGATTCCATCGACATGACCAAGGCTTTCAGAGCTTCAAGATACGGCAAGGGCGGAGACGATTATATCAACTGCCCCATGACTAAAGAGCAGTATCTCGCATTCAGGGAAGAACTCGTAAATGCCGAGAGGGCAGAGGTCAAGAATTTTGACAGAGAGATAGTTTTCGAAGGCTGCATGCCTATCGAAGTCATGGCTCAAAGAGGCGTTGATACGATGAGGTTCGGACCTTTAAAGGGCGTCGGACTTATCGATCCTGCTACGGGTAAAGAACCTTATGCTAATCTTCAGTTGAGACAGGATGACAGAGCCAAGACCATGTATAATCTCGTCGGATTCCAGACAAGACTTAAGTGGCCGGAGCAAAAGCGTGTTTTCGGCATGATCCCGGGTCTTGAAAATGCCGAATATACAAGATACGGCGTAATGCACCGTAATACGTTCCTAAATTCGCCTTTATATCTTTCATCTCATTACAGCTTGAGAGCTAAACCTGACATTTTCTTTGCAGGGCAGATCACAGGCGTTGAAGGTTATATCGAATCCACGGCTTCAGGCTTTATGGCAGGATTCTATGCTGCCCAGAGAGCTCTTGGTTTGGAGCCATCTTATGAACCTGATGCATGTACGGTTATCGGCTCTATGGCTCTTTATGTTTCCGATCCTAATATTAAGAAGTTCCAGCCTATGAATGCCAACTTCGGAATCGTAAGTCCTATCGAAGGAAGATTCAAGGGCAAGACAGCTAAGAAGGATAAGAATAATGCGCTTGCAGACAGAGCATTAGAGCACCTTAAGGCATTTGAAGAAAGCGTAGAAAAACTTACCACATAA
- a CDS encoding serine/threonine protein phosphatase PrpC, whose product MYDFDLLPGDTVFAIEVALALFAIAFVSFTAISIYTLIKTTIFQKKHEDKLKLMVDVAYFHERGKRGNQEDSVYISPLENLETNGFVAACSDGMGGLLNGEVVSKYVTDTLSEKFPFKFEDRAEIAKMITEISDKVYDEYHLSAGATLVMVHILDDLLNFYNLGDSNIILIRNNHATLLNNKQNYAAVMIKKFSEGGIDTVDAYKDSRARGLTDFVGNHKCNVQMTKRPMRLRDNDIIIVGSDGVTDSMPLNRIVSHIHSDQNATSIARMIKYGVKSSKNPRQDNYSAIIIKLRRSTV is encoded by the coding sequence ATGTACGATTTTGACCTTTTGCCCGGCGATACTGTTTTCGCGATCGAAGTAGCACTGGCATTATTTGCCATTGCTTTTGTGTCGTTTACTGCCATATCGATCTATACATTGATCAAGACTACTATTTTTCAGAAAAAGCACGAAGATAAATTAAAACTCATGGTTGACGTTGCTTATTTTCATGAGCGCGGAAAAAGAGGCAACCAGGAAGACTCCGTATATATTTCGCCATTGGAAAATCTCGAAACGAACGGCTTTGTCGCTGCATGTTCTGACGGCATGGGCGGACTTTTAAACGGTGAAGTCGTATCCAAATATGTAACCGATACTTTGTCAGAAAAGTTTCCTTTCAAATTCGAAGACAGAGCTGAGATCGCGAAAATGATCACTGAGATCTCGGATAAGGTCTATGACGAATATCACTTGAGCGCCGGTGCGACCCTTGTTATGGTTCATATCTTGGATGATCTTTTAAACTTTTATAACCTGGGTGACAGCAACATAATCCTTATCAGAAATAACCATGCGACTCTTCTTAATAACAAGCAGAATTATGCTGCGGTTATGATAAAGAAGTTTTCGGAAGGCGGTATTGATACTGTCGATGCTTATAAGGATTCGAGAGCAAGGGGCCTTACGGATTTTGTAGGAAACCATAAATGCAATGTCCAGATGACAAAAAGGCCGATGAGGCTCAGGGATAATGATATTATTATCGTAGGTTCGGACGGCGTTACGGATTCGATGCCTTTAAACCGTATCGTAAGCCACATCCATTCTGACCAGAACGCGACAAGTATTGCCCGGATGATCAAGTATGGTGTTAAATCGAGTAAAAATCCCAGACAGGATAATTACTCGGCGATTATTATCAAGCTTCGCAGGAGCACGGTGTGA
- a CDS encoding beta-glucosidase encodes MKPVFYAQKSTTVSERESEHRDLARTISADGIVLLENNGILPLQTKKVALYGAGARHTVFGGTGSGENNPRYNVNIEDGLKNAGITITTGDWLDEYDELFERKLHEYKTYLKKAMRKVPFMEHMDYAADNPFYLPAGSAVNNKTDTDTAVYVLARQSGEGADRKDIPGDYYATEDEINLMRSITKHYKDSILVLNVGAVIDLSFLDEIKFSAVVLLMQGGMESGNALADILTGKVTPSGKLADTWGYKYEDYPSSDTFSERNPDKFQEDYKEGIFVGYRWFDKKNIKPRYSFGYGLSYTTFKSEVKYCANRRTKVSVDVEVTNTGDTKGREVLMLWLSCPENKLIREKRSLAAFTKTVVIEPGKRDFVSLGFDLKDFAGFDNDKHQFILEQGEYVIYLNDLPLLVLELDGDCITEKTEDITRTSRNIDYIIHDKSTRNIPDDIRRNTIKASEIKTITHTYKTPELEKDDEIDRIISGLSIKDMCRLLVGRTYFGPFRHRVFGAVGYTTSKLFHKGVDSMPMADGPQGLNLTKVSTRPLHNLFAIPTLPESLRHVHKISKIGTTDEDKDGKELFYQYCTSWPSETVVAQTWDVNHARLLGTAVASEMKEYGVVFWLAPALNIHRNPLCGRNYEYYSEDPVLTGLMAKHVIRGVHDKDGCFPTLKHFAANNLETKRNVSSSNMDERTLREIYLKAFRIAITGENPEAVMCSYNKLNGIYTALNYDLQTKILRNEWGFDGIVMTDWFATGHHESLDELCCKAGTDLIMPGLPHIPSKIMKAYKKGLITGEDIERSARRIIKLALKSHLNGTNR; translated from the coding sequence ATGAAGCCTGTTTTCTATGCACAGAAAAGCACGACTGTATCTGAGCGGGAATCAGAACACAGAGATCTCGCGAGGACTATCAGTGCTGATGGTATCGTGCTTCTCGAAAATAACGGCATCCTCCCTCTTCAAACCAAAAAAGTCGCTCTTTACGGTGCAGGCGCAAGGCATACTGTTTTCGGAGGTACCGGTTCAGGCGAAAACAACCCAAGATATAACGTAAATATAGAAGACGGATTAAAGAATGCCGGTATCACTATTACAACCGGAGACTGGCTTGATGAATACGATGAGCTGTTCGAAAGAAAGCTTCATGAATATAAGACGTATCTAAAGAAAGCCATGCGCAAGGTTCCTTTCATGGAACATATGGATTATGCGGCTGATAATCCGTTCTATCTTCCTGCCGGGTCTGCTGTTAACAACAAGACAGATACTGATACGGCTGTCTATGTTTTGGCAAGACAGTCAGGCGAAGGCGCTGACAGGAAAGACATTCCCGGCGATTACTATGCTACAGAAGATGAGATCAATCTCATGCGTTCTATCACAAAGCACTATAAGGATTCTATCCTCGTTTTAAATGTCGGAGCTGTAATAGACCTATCATTCTTAGATGAGATAAAGTTTTCCGCTGTCGTTCTTCTCATGCAGGGCGGCATGGAATCAGGAAATGCTCTGGCAGATATCCTTACCGGCAAAGTAACTCCTTCAGGAAAACTCGCTGACACCTGGGGATATAAATACGAGGACTACCCTTCATCTGATACTTTCTCTGAAAGAAACCCTGACAAGTTCCAGGAAGACTACAAAGAAGGGATCTTTGTCGGTTACAGATGGTTTGATAAAAAGAACATCAAGCCGAGATACAGTTTCGGCTACGGATTAAGCTATACGACTTTTAAATCTGAAGTCAAATACTGTGCCAACAGAAGGACCAAAGTGTCTGTTGATGTTGAAGTTACTAACACAGGAGATACCAAAGGCCGTGAAGTTCTTATGCTCTGGTTATCCTGCCCAGAAAATAAGCTCATCAGAGAAAAAAGAAGCCTTGCGGCATTTACTAAGACCGTTGTTATCGAGCCCGGCAAACGCGATTTCGTTTCACTTGGTTTCGACCTCAAAGATTTCGCTGGTTTTGACAACGATAAGCACCAGTTCATATTGGAACAGGGCGAATATGTTATCTATTTAAATGATCTTCCCCTGCTCGTTTTAGAGCTGGACGGCGACTGCATCACGGAAAAGACTGAAGACATTACAAGAACAAGCCGCAATATCGACTATATCATTCACGATAAAAGCACAAGAAACATTCCCGATGATATAAGAAGGAATACGATTAAAGCATCAGAGATAAAAACAATTACTCACACCTATAAGACTCCGGAACTCGAAAAGGACGATGAGATAGACAGGATCATTTCTGGTCTCTCGATCAAAGATATGTGCAGGCTTTTAGTCGGCAGGACTTACTTCGGTCCTTTCAGACACAGAGTATTTGGTGCTGTCGGATATACAACGTCAAAGCTTTTCCATAAAGGCGTTGATTCCATGCCTATGGCAGACGGCCCGCAGGGACTGAATCTTACAAAGGTCTCGACAAGACCTCTTCATAATCTTTTTGCGATCCCTACACTGCCGGAATCTTTAAGACATGTACATAAGATCTCGAAGATCGGTACAACTGACGAAGATAAAGACGGCAAAGAGCTTTTCTATCAGTACTGCACCTCATGGCCCTCTGAGACTGTTGTAGCTCAGACTTGGGATGTTAATCATGCGAGATTGTTGGGAACCGCTGTAGCTTCTGAAATGAAAGAATACGGCGTTGTCTTCTGGCTCGCGCCTGCATTAAACATTCACAGAAATCCTTTGTGCGGAAGAAACTACGAATATTATTCTGAAGATCCAGTCCTTACAGGCCTTATGGCAAAGCATGTGATCAGGGGCGTTCACGATAAAGACGGGTGCTTCCCTACTTTAAAGCATTTTGCTGCAAATAACCTGGAAACAAAGCGTAATGTCTCATCCTCAAATATGGATGAAAGAACGCTTCGTGAGATCTATCTTAAGGCATTCAGGATCGCAATAACCGGTGAAAATCCAGAAGCTGTCATGTGCAGCTACAATAAGCTCAACGGTATCTACACCGCTCTTAATTACGACCTTCAGACAAAGATATTAAGAAACGAATGGGGCTTTGACGGAATCGTCATGACCGACTGGTTTGCTACAGGACACCACGAGAGCCTTGACGAACTCTGCTGCAAAGCAGGAACGGATCTTATTATGCCCGGCTTACCTCATATTCCGTCAAAGATAATGAAGGCTTATAAGAAAGGCCTTATAACAGGTGAAGATATCGAGAGGTCTGCCAGAAGGATAATAAAGCTCGCTTTAAAAAGTCACTTAAACGGTACTAATCGTTAA
- a CDS encoding tRNA-guanine transglycosylase: protein MSNFPVWYEHIHTCAQTGARLGKVHTPHGTFMTPAFMPVGTQASVKGMSPEEVYGMGAGIMLSNTYHLWLRPGSDIVAKAGGLHKFMNWKGAILTDSGGFQVFSLSKPKDIKEEGVKFSSHIDGRKLFLTPEISMQVQNDLGADIIMAFDECCPYPSEHSYADRSQARTTRWLERCIEAHKRPDEQALFGIIQGSMYPDLRKKSADAITSFDLPGFAIGGISVGEPKNLFIDMIDCTVPLMPEEKPRYLMGVGTPDYLIEGSCRGVDMFDCVLPTRMGRHGTILTDYGKKIIRDKKFAEDFGPMDPDCNCYACTNFSAAYVRHLIKANEMFGLRLCTYHNIYFLLVLMERIRQAIAEDRLGDFRKEFYERLG, encoded by the coding sequence ATGTCCAACTTTCCCGTATGGTACGAGCACATTCACACATGCGCCCAGACAGGTGCGAGATTAGGTAAGGTCCACACACCTCACGGGACCTTCATGACGCCCGCCTTCATGCCTGTAGGAACACAGGCTTCCGTAAAAGGCATGAGCCCTGAAGAAGTATATGGAATGGGCGCAGGCATCATGCTCTCCAATACATACCACCTCTGGCTCAGACCCGGCAGCGATATCGTTGCCAAAGCAGGCGGTCTTCATAAGTTCATGAACTGGAAAGGCGCCATCCTTACAGACAGCGGCGGATTCCAGGTTTTCTCTCTTTCCAAGCCCAAGGACATCAAGGAAGAAGGCGTTAAATTCAGTTCACACATCGATGGCAGAAAGCTCTTCTTAACACCTGAGATTTCAATGCAGGTACAAAACGATCTTGGCGCTGACATCATAATGGCTTTTGACGAATGCTGCCCTTACCCTTCTGAGCATTCTTATGCTGACAGATCACAGGCAAGGACAACAAGATGGCTCGAGCGCTGTATCGAAGCTCATAAGAGACCTGACGAACAGGCTTTGTTCGGTATCATCCAGGGTTCAATGTATCCTGATCTCAGAAAAAAGAGCGCTGATGCGATCACTTCTTTTGATCTTCCCGGTTTTGCTATCGGAGGAATCTCCGTCGGTGAACCCAAGAACCTTTTCATCGACATGATCGACTGCACAGTTCCCCTCATGCCTGAAGAAAAGCCAAGATACCTGATGGGTGTCGGTACTCCCGATTATCTCATCGAAGGCTCGTGCAGAGGCGTCGATATGTTTGACTGCGTCCTTCCTACCAGAATGGGCAGACACGGAACGATCCTTACCGATTACGGCAAAAAGATAATCAGAGATAAGAAGTTCGCAGAAGATTTCGGTCCCATGGATCCTGACTGCAACTGCTACGCATGCACCAATTTCTCGGCTGCTTACGTCAGACACCTGATCAAGGCAAACGAGATGTTCGGCTTAAGACTCTGCACATATCACAATATCTATTTCCTCCTGGTCCTCATGGAAAGGATCCGTCAGGCAATCGCAGAAGACCGTCTCGGAGATTTCAGAAAAGAGTTCTACGAGAGATTAGGTTAA
- a CDS encoding S-adenosylmethionine:tRNA ribosyltransferase-isomerase, protein MKTSDFYYDLPERLIAQVPTKDRLASRLLVLDKKTGRTIDGHFPDIKKFLRKGDVLVINNTRVIPARLLGVRSDTQSPVELLLLKRIDDNHWETLARPGKKVREGKRMTFIPGELEAECEQVLESGNRIIRFEFKGVWEEVLDKAGTIPLPPYIHEKLDDPERYQTVYSKDSGSAAAPTAGLHFTKELLAELQAMGVEIAELTLHVGLGTFRPVKAETIEDHEMHSEWYDFPKEASDIIRKARSEGRRIISVGTTSTRTLETVASNDPEMMPASGYTQIFIYPGYEFKCVNSLITNFHLPESTLIMLVSALAGRENVLNAYKHAVEEEYRFFSFGDAMFITDLEN, encoded by the coding sequence ATGAAAACTTCTGATTTTTACTACGATCTGCCCGAGAGGCTCATTGCCCAGGTTCCCACAAAGGACCGTCTGGCATCACGCCTTTTGGTACTCGACAAAAAGACCGGCAGAACAATTGACGGTCACTTCCCTGATATCAAGAAATTCCTTAGAAAAGGAGACGTTCTTGTAATCAACAACACCAGAGTTATTCCTGCCAGATTACTTGGCGTCCGTTCTGATACACAAAGCCCGGTTGAGCTTCTTCTTTTAAAGAGGATCGACGACAATCACTGGGAGACATTAGCACGCCCGGGCAAAAAAGTCAGAGAAGGCAAGCGCATGACCTTTATTCCCGGCGAACTTGAAGCCGAGTGCGAACAGGTGCTTGAGAGCGGCAACAGGATTATAAGATTTGAATTCAAAGGTGTTTGGGAAGAAGTCCTTGATAAAGCAGGAACGATCCCACTCCCGCCTTATATCCATGAGAAGCTTGATGATCCTGAGCGTTATCAGACTGTATATTCCAAGGATTCAGGTTCTGCCGCTGCTCCTACTGCAGGTCTTCACTTCACGAAAGAACTGCTGGCCGAATTACAGGCTATGGGTGTTGAGATCGCTGAGCTTACGCTACACGTAGGTCTTGGAACATTCAGACCCGTTAAGGCTGAGACAATTGAAGATCACGAGATGCATTCCGAGTGGTATGACTTCCCCAAGGAAGCTTCAGACATCATAAGAAAAGCCAGAAGCGAAGGCAGAAGAATAATCTCAGTCGGAACCACGTCAACGAGAACTCTTGAAACCGTTGCTTCCAACGATCCTGAAATGATGCCGGCTTCAGGCTATACGCAGATCTTTATCTATCCCGGCTATGAGTTTAAGTGTGTTAATTCACTTATCACAAACTTCCATTTGCCTGAATCAACATTGATAATGTTGGTATCAGCCTTGGCAGGCAGAGAAAATGTATTAAACGCATACAAGCATGCAGTCGAAGAAGAATACCGGTTCTTCTCTTTCGGCGACGCAATGTTCATTACTGATTTGGAGAACTGA
- a CDS encoding nucleoside-diphosphate-sugar epimerase — protein sequence MRALFIGGTGTISSAITRKLAKDPSWELWLINRGNRADTVPENVHQIVCDINDEDAVKKALEGMTFDCVGEFIGFTVDQVERDYRLFKDITKQYIYISSASAYQKPAASYIITEGTALANPYWEYSRNKIACEQFLMEKYREEGLPVTIVRPSHTYDERSIPLGVHGKNGSWQVVKRMMDGKPVIIHGDGESLWHLTFNEDFANGYTALMGNRHAIGEAFQITGDEVLTWNQIYQTIADALGVELKAYHVSSELLTALGPDYDFEGSLTGDKAVSVAFDNSKVKRLAPDLKTNVPFHKGVRLALNYILDHKECRKEDPEFDKWCDKVIENIENMKKNF from the coding sequence ATGAGAGCATTATTCATCGGCGGAACAGGCACTATCAGCAGTGCTATCACAAGAAAACTCGCAAAAGATCCTTCCTGGGAATTGTGGCTTATCAATAGAGGAAACAGGGCAGATACGGTTCCTGAAAATGTCCATCAGATAGTATGTGACATCAATGATGAGGATGCTGTCAAAAAAGCTCTGGAAGGCATGACCTTTGACTGCGTCGGTGAATTTATCGGATTTACCGTAGATCAGGTCGAGCGTGACTACAGGCTTTTTAAGGACATTACCAAGCAGTATATCTATATCAGCTCAGCTTCCGCATACCAGAAGCCTGCTGCAAGCTACATAATCACCGAAGGAACCGCTCTTGCAAATCCTTACTGGGAATATTCCAGAAACAAGATCGCCTGTGAGCAGTTCCTGATGGAAAAGTACAGGGAAGAGGGTTTACCGGTAACGATCGTAAGGCCCAGCCATACATACGATGAGAGATCAATTCCTCTAGGTGTTCACGGCAAGAACGGCTCATGGCAGGTCGTAAAGCGCATGATGGACGGAAAGCCCGTTATCATTCACGGTGACGGTGAATCCTTATGGCATCTGACATTTAACGAAGATTTCGCAAACGGTTATACGGCACTTATGGGCAACCGTCATGCGATCGGTGAGGCTTTCCAGATCACGGGAGATGAGGTTCTCACATGGAACCAGATCTACCAGACCATTGCGGATGCTCTTGGAGTTGAACTTAAGGCTTACCATGTATCATCAGAGCTCCTTACTGCATTGGGACCTGATTATGACTTTGAAGGAAGCCTTACAGGCGATAAAGCCGTTTCAGTGGCGTTCGATAACTCTAAGGTAAAAAGACTTGCTCCTGACCTTAAGACCAATGTGCCTTTCCATAAGGGCGTAAGGCTTGCATTAAACTACATTCTGGACCACAAAGAGTGCAGGAAAGAGGACCCTGAGTTCGATAAATGGTGCGACAAAGTCATCGAAAATATCGAGAATATGAAAAAGAACTTTTGA